In the Microcebus murinus isolate Inina chromosome 14, M.murinus_Inina_mat1.0, whole genome shotgun sequence genome, one interval contains:
- the CLRN3 gene encoding clarin-3: MPTTKKTLMFLSSFFTSLGSFVVICSVLGTQAWVTSTIAFRDSASNGTISLTYGLFQGKSTQESSHGLQEADKYFAVLGLLNNSSPKTLHLVAVLFLVLSLFAALLSSGLTFYNSVSNPYQTCLGPVGVYTWNGLCALLVFVAMMLFVGNTQSSQLSEVLLHALYPTVTSQGMTHRYGHSFWLILLVLLLNIVTVVIVIFYQRARYQRKQEHRKPMEVAPRDGILF, from the exons atgCCAACCACAAAGAAAACATTGATGTTCCTGTCAAGCTTTTTCACAAGCTTGGGGTCTTTCGTGGTGATTTGCTCTGTTCTTGGCACACAAGCATGGGTCACCAGCACAATTGCCTTCAGAGACTCTGCCTCGAACGGCACCATCTCCCTCACCTACGGACTCTTCCAGGGCAAGAGCACTCAGGAATCCAGTCACGGACTTCAAGAAGCTGACAAATATTTTGCAG TTTTAGGGCTACTGAATAATTCTTCCCCCAAAACTCTGCACTTGGTGGCTGTCCTGTTCCTGGTCCTCAGCCTGTTCGCCGCGCTGCTGAGTTCCGGGCTCACCTTCTACAACAGCGTCAGCAACCCCTACCAGACGTGCCTGGGCCCCGTGGGGGTATACACCTGGAACGGGCTCTGCG CACTGTTGGTTTTCGTGGCCATGATGCTGTTCGTGGGGAACACGCAGTCCAGCCAGCTCTCGGAGGTGCTGCTCCACGCCCTGTACCCCACGGTCACCAGTCAAGGGATGACCCACCGTTACGGACACTCCTTCTGGCTCATACTGCTCGTCCTTCTCCTAAACATCGTCACCGTGGTCATCGTCATTTTCTACCAGAGGGCCAGGTACCAGCGGAAGCAGGAGCACAGGAAGCCCATGGAGGTGGCCCCGAGGGACGGAATTCTGTTCTGA